CGGTCAGATCTCTACAGAATCCGCTTCCGCGGGTGCTTCTTCGGCGGGTGCGGGCTCGGGCTGGGGTGCGAGCACCGTCGCGGGAATCACCTCGGGTCCCGCCGCATGCTCGGGCACGTCCAGCGGCGCGGGCTCTGCCGCTCCCTCGTTGTCCATGGGCAAGTACATGTGGCGCCCGAACTGAGGCTGGTAGGCGCCGCCGCCACCGATCTTCACGCCACCCCCCTCACCGCTGGAGACGGCAGTGCCGTCAGGCAGGGTGACAGCGGTGTGACCGCCGTTCCAGCCGATCACCAACGCACCGGGTGCGGTGCCGTACTTGAAACCACGTGCAAGAAGCGCGCGCTCCTGGTTCCCCGTGTTGAACCGAGAACCGAAGGCGGGGCGGTCGGTGGCGACGTTGGCCACCCAGGAAGCCAGGCCGGAGCAGTCGGTGCCCCGTGCGCTGTCTCCGCCCGAGATGTATGGCGTACCCGAGACCTGATGGATAAACGCCAGCAAAGCAGCGAGATCAGACATGGGACGCGACGCTAACAACCAGCTTGATGACCTGCCAAAATATGTGGCTTCCGTCATATTTGCTGGGAATTATGGCGAGAATTACTGTCCGCCAACGTGTTACTGATTACGGTAGTACATGTCTCGCCGTTCGTCCAACCCGACAAACCTGCAGGAAATGGTCGGTTTGTGGAATGTTCAGCGCCTTTGATTCGAAATTTGCTGTGCACTACCCACTTTGGTCACTTTTCTTGCACATCAGCGCAACTGTTGTATTAACGCAGGAAAATTTCTGTTACCTATCCCACCTTTTGGGCTATACGGGTCTCACTGGGTGGGATGGCTTGCGCGCTACCTCATTCGAGTTCACCGGCACCGCAGAAGGGCACGAAATAGACACCACGATCAGTTCCGCGGAGAGTGTCGAGAAACCTGACAGCTTGTACCGACTGGCGATCACCAGTCGGACTTCAGCCGTCCCGAATTCGGTTCCTGTCCGTATGTTTGCGCCGACAGATCTGTCGGATGCGCCGAAGTCGCTGTGGCCAGAATGATTTGGGCCAAGAAAGTTGAGCACACAGTAGGGTGAAGGATCGGCTGGCCCATCGCTTCATACGTGCGGGCGAATGCGTATCTTGCTGCGCGGCAATGAGTCCCGATATGACCACGCGCCAGGCATTCTCATCGGGCCAGTGGCGACACGGCGTGAGAGGTCATCGACGGACACTCATCTACCGGTGTCGCCACCGCCCGGCGGGGGGCAGCTAGCAGGCCAGCGTGACGTATGCGACCTTTTGTCCAGCGGTCGGGACCGTCGTGGGCTGGTTGCGCATGTTGCGCCCCGGCTGCACGTTCTGGACTCCGGACTGCTGTGACACTCCCTGAACCGTGCATTGCGACGGATGCTCCGAGCCCACCTTGGTGACGATCACCCGGTATCCGTTGGACTTCAGGTCATTGATGACCGCGTCCGGATCTGAGGTGGGGCCGGCGAGGGCGGCGGCCGCTGTTGCCAGGGAAAGTCCCGTGGCAGCGACCACCGCGGCCGCTGCTGTGACGATCTTCTTCATGACTGATGCTCCTTCTGCGTCTACGAAGATGAAGCCGGTTATGCGTAATAACTAGGCGTTGTTCTTGTTGGTGCCATAGGGGACGTGCGGGTTGGTGCCCAGCGGAACCAACGGGTTGGCGCCCTCGTAGGTCGGCTGGTGGACACCCTGCTCATAGATGACATCGCCCGGGGCCACGCAAGGACGCAGCTCAGTGGCGTTGACACTGGTCTCGCCGGCGTAACAGACCGGAGGAGGGGTGGGACCCGCCAAGGCAACGGGCGCGCCCATCAGAGCGACCGCGACGGTGACGCCCGCGCCGCCCACTATTGCAACGAGTGACTTTTTCATGTGGTGTTTCCTTTCCGCTCGGTCATCTTGCTAATGGCCTAGGAAGTGAACATCACTTGCCAGAGACATCAACGTTGATGCATTCACCCAGTTCAACGGCTTCAAGGTTCACCCGGTTCCCAATTTATGAGACATTCGACTGATTCTCAGCTAAATCTCAGAGTACCCCATGGGGGTTGGGGTCTGGAAAAAATGATATATAGCCGTTAACCAACCGTTAACCAGGCTTAATGGGCCCTCAACACTAGATCAACTGATCTATACTTCGATCATGCGATCTAAATCTGACCGGGAACGCACCTTTACCGAGGTCGCTCGCCGCGAGCAGATCATCACGTGTGCCATCGAGGTCATTGCCGAGGTGGGCTATCCGCAGACCTCCGTCCGCAAGGTCGCCGAGCGCGCCGGCATCGCGATGAGCGTGGTGCTCTACCACTTCGGCACCAAGGACGGGCTCATCGAAGCGGTGATCGCCTCGATGTACAGATCCGGCATCGAGGCTGTCGCTCCTGCCCTTGAGCAGGCTCGAACGCAGACCGACAAGCTTGCGGTCTACATCCGTTCCAGCATCAAATACTTCGATACCCACCGGATACAGCTGGCCGCCTTGGCGCAGCTTGGTACCAGCTACAAGCCGCGTGCCGAAAAACCCTTGCGCGAGTTGGGATTAACACCCGAACTGGCCGAACAACTGACCAGGATCGACCCGACAGCAATTCTTCGCGCCGGGCGCAAGACGGGTGAATTCTCTTCTTTTCCCATCGATTCCACCGCAATAGCATTGCGCGGGGCGGTCAACGCGGTGGTAGAGAAGATCCTGCAGGATCCCGATTTTGACGCCAACCGGTATGCGGAAGACGTGGTGAAGATCTTCCAGCGAGTAGTACGGGGTGGGTGATGGCACGTGTGGTCATCGCCGCCGTCGGCAGCCACGGCGACGTCGCGCCGTTGACAGGTGTCGGTGTGCGCCTGCTTCAAGCCGGACACCACGTGACATTCGCCGCGTATGACCGCTTCGCGTCTCTATTTTCGAACTGCGGATTGGACTTTCGTGGCATATCGGAGCCGGGCGCGCCATCCGACGACGCGGATGTCAACGTCACGAGGGGCCTTGCCGAATTTCTTGCCCCGCGCGGCATGCGGTCGCTGGGCAACGCACTGCTGACGGCGATACACGACCTACCCGCTGACATACTGCTGCTGTCACCGTTCTCCGAACTGGCCGGGCATCCACTGGCTGAGGCCAAAGGCATTCCCTCCATAGGTATTCGGATGCAGCCGTTCTCCGCAACCCGCGATTTTCCACCGGCAGCACTCGGGCCTTGGTCGGCGGGGTCGACGTGTAACCGTCTGGCATCCGACGCCGGCGCGTGGCTGGTCGATCACCTCTACGGCGGGGTGGTGGCAGGCCTTCGGCGCGATCTCGACCTACCGAAGATGTCGGGCGGCAAGCTACGCAGAATCCGATCCGATGCGCAATGGACTGTCTTGCATGGCTTCTCACCTCATATCGTGCCCCGACCTACCGATTGGCGCCCTGGTCTGGAAGTAGCCGGGTACTGGTGGCCGGCGATTGACCCGCAGTGGCGTCCTGACGTGGAACTCGGCAATTTTCTCGCGGCCGGCGCACCCCCTGTGTTCGTCGGTTTCGGAAGCACGATGACCTCGGCCGTACAGGCGCGGCGCATATCGGAGCTCGTGCGAGATGCATTACGCCTGGCCGGTGTGCGGGGCGTTGTGCAATCCGGCTGGGCGGGAATCGACGTCGGGGGCGACGGAATCCTGATGGTGGACGAGGTTCCGCACAGCTGGCTGTTCCCTCGGCTGGCCGCCGTCGTACATCATTGTGGTGCGGGGACAACCGCTGCGGGGTTACGTGCCGGAGTACCCACTGTCGCCGCACCCGGCCTGGGCGATCAGCCTTTCTGGGCTCGACGATTGAGGGACCTCGGACTCAGCGCCGACACCATCGGGCAACGGACCATGACGGCCGAGCAGCTGGCCAATGCCATCCGCATCGCCGTCACCGATCAGGAACTCAGAAATCGAAACCGTCGGTTCGCCGACATCCTGGCCGCCGAAGACGGAGCCGCTCACGTTGTGTCGACTGTCGACCGATTGCTTGTTTGAGCCTGCTCCCAGGCAGGAGGCCAAGGAAGTCCGCGACACCCCTCGTGAGTCAGTCCACCGCATCTGCGCTGTGTGAACTCGGTCGCGGTCTCCTGGGCCGTACCCGCCAACAGAATTACGGCAACAGTGTTGCCGTAATTGCCCCGCGCTGTCAAGACGGACATACTGGCGGGCGTGACGGACGAGCGACGAACGCGTGGCCGCCCGCCCCTGCCCATGGATTCGATCGTCGAGGCGGCGTTACGGATCGTGGACGAGGAAGGGGGCGAGGCGCTGTCCATGCGCGCCCTGGCACGCCGGCTCGATACCGGTACGGCAACCATCTACCGGCGGTTCGAGAACCGCACCGAACTCGTCGCACACGTCGTGGATCGGGTATTCGGCGAGATCGACTTCGATGACGAGGAGCTCGCCGCCATGGACTGGCAACGCGCGTGCGCGCTGTCTGCCCGCGCGTTGTTCGATGCCATGCGGCGCCACCCGAATGTCGCGATACTGCTGGCCGATCAGCTGCCCGTGGGGCCGAAGGTTTTCACGCTGCGCGAACGCACGCTCAAGCTGTTCGTCAATGCAGGATTCACCCCGGCGGACGCCGCCCGCATATACACAACCGTGGGCCGATACGTCTTGGGTTTCGCGACACAGCTGGGTGTGGAACACAAAAGCCGCGGCACCGATCCCGCGCTGCTCATGCGGCTTGTGCAAGGCCTCGACATGGCCGACTTCCCCATGACGCTCGCCATCGGGCAGTCTCTGGCCGTGTCGATCGAGGATGACTTCGAGTTTGGCCTAGGGCTCCTGATCGTGGGCCTGGAACGGCTGCACGACAGCGTGTAGCCGTTCCACACGTGCTTCTTGAAGAAGGGGATCACCCCGGCCAATGCCAGCGCCACCGGCTCCGGCTTGTCATAGAGGTCGTAGTGCGACCAGCCCTGCGCGACGACGAGTTGCTTATCCTTGGACGCTGCCCGGCGGATGATCTCCAGTCCGTCTCGATACGAGCCGAAGGCACCCGGGTCTCAACCTGTATGTCATGACCGCCGAGCCGAATTCCACCACAGCCGAGCGGCTCACACTTCTCGGAAGTTGGGCCGTCACCGACCGACAAGCCGAGTCGGCGGAGAGCGCTCCCACCGACCTTTCCCCTTCCTGAGGTACGGCGGGAGCACCGCAGTAGGGTCGAGTGATGATCAGCACCGGCCCCGCACTCAGCACCGCCACGGCGGTAACACTGCTCGCGGCCGGACTCATCTTCCTTCTCGCACTGGTACTCGGTATCTGGAAATACCGCCAGATGCTCACCAGCCCAGATCATCTCGCACACCCCTACGTCGATATCGCCCATCGCGCCGCACTGCTCTACTCGTTCGCCACCTTGCTCACCGCGGTATTCGTCGAGTTGAGCGCGTGGCCCGCCTGGGTGAACATCACCGCCGCGATGGTCCTGGTGTTCTTCTTCGTGGCCGCTATCGCCAGCTACATCCTCCACGGGGCACTGCGCGACACCACCAATCAGCTCGAAAATCCCGGCGCGGGAATCTACCTGTCCATGGCCCTGTTGATCGGCGGCGAGATCGGCGGATTCGCAGTGCTACTCACCGGATTCATACGTGCCCAATGGTTCTCGTAATCGCGCCGACCAATCCATCACCAGACGTATGGCATCAGGCGATAACGGGCCCGCTGCGTGTACTCGCGGTAGCCGTCCAACCGCTCGATGAGTAGCTCTTCCTCGTCACGGATGCGCACGACGAGCATGAGCAGGCCCGGCGCCGCGCAGACCAGCCCCCAGTACGAGCCGAGTGCCAGCGGAAATCCCACGATGGTAATCACGTTGCCCGTGTACATCGGATGCCGCACGAGCTCATACAGTCCGGTGGTGACCAGCGGCTGGTCGGCTTCCACCTGAACAGTGGATGCCGCAAAGCTGTTCTGAATGACCACCAAACTCGTCACCCCCAGCCCAAGGGCAACCAGCACATCACCGACCACACAGATCGCCGCGGGCACCGGGGACCAGCCGAAGCGATGGTCAAGGGCACTGACCATCACCATGGCCACCAACGACAAGTACCAGCCACCGATGAGTACCTTTTGCAATGTCCTGGTTTCTGCCGCAGGGCCCGCGCGCTTACGGCGCTGATGCGCTGCCGGATCCGCCCTCTGCAGGTAGATACTCGGGATCCAGGTCGACAACGCGAACACCACCAGAAACGCCCATGCCTGCCAGTAGGTGAATGTTCCGGCAAGCAGGAACAGCACCAATCCCAACACCGCGAGCTCGACAATCCCGAATGCCACCACTCTGGCAACGGCTTTCACGCGTCCTCCTGTCGTCACCGTGCGTGGGTGTTTTCCAACTGCTGGGCCAGGCTTCTGACCGACGGGGCATCGAACAGCGCGAGCATCGTCAGATTGGCATCCAGGGCGGTGTTGATCGCTGCGACCACACGCATCGACCCAAGCGAGTCGCCGCCCAAGTCGAAGAACGAATCGTCGACCCCAACACGGTCCACCCCCAACACGTGGGCGAAGATGCTGGACAGGATCTGTTCGTTCAAGGTGGACGGAGGGCAGTATGTCCCGCTGGTCTCCCTAGCTTCGACAGACGGCGCCACAGCTCGCTCAGTCCAGCCACGCCACCGTTCTCCCCAGGTTGTGTTCAACAGACCCAGAGCCGACAGCCGGCGACTCGGGTGCGCGGTCATCGCCACCAGAACCTGTGTGAACCGCCCGATCAGCTCTTCGATGCTCTCGGCATCGAAGACATCCGTGTCGTACTGGACGCGAAGCTCCAACTCGCGACCCGGCCCGGCCTGCACTGCGATGGGATAGTGGTAGTAATCGCGACTGCTGAACCCGGTAATCGCCAACCCGTTGATATCCGAGGCCGTCCCGGTGTCGGTCGGGTAGTTCTCGTACACGAAGACCGTGTCGAACAGCCTGTCCTGGCCGGTGATGCGGTGGATGTCGCTGAGCGCCAGGTGTTGATGCTCGAGGGTGTCGTTGTGCGTATTTTGCAACTGCCGCAACAGGTCCGCGGTGGTGGTGGTCGGTGTGAGAGTCGCGCGCACCGGGATGGTGTTGATCAGCAGGCCCACCATCGATTCCGCGCCGAGCACCTCGGCCGGTCGCCCCGAGACCGTGGTACCGAATGCGATATCGGACTGGCCGGTCAGTGAGCTCAGCAGCAGCGCCCAGGCCCCCTGCAGCACGATGCTGACCGTGGTCTGATGCGAGCGCGCCAATTTCGTAAGGGCCCGAGTAGTTTTCGATGGCACCCGGAAGGAGTCGACACTGCGCCTGCCAAACTGCAATTTCTGGGGTGGGCCAACGAGCACTGGGGTATCGAAACCTGCGAGCGCCTCACGCCATGCCGCGTGGGCGGTGCTGTGGTCGCGTTCGGCCAGCCAGGTGACAAAGCTTCGATACGACGCCGCCGCAGGCAGCCGCATACCGTGATACCCGGCAAAAATCTCCTGCATCAGAATCGGCATCGACCAGCCGTCGAGCACGATGTGATGGTTCGTGAGCACAAACCGGTATCGGTCTTCTCCGACGCGGATGAGCACGGCCCGGAATGCCGGCTGCTCCGCGAGATCGCAGACGGCGGCGCGCTCGGCGACACAGATCTGCTCGATCTGCTCGTCTACGCCGAAACCTGGTCCATCGTCGGTCAGCTCGACGTATCGCCAGGGCGCGGCGGGATCAGCCGGGATGATCTGCAACGGTTGTTCGAACTGGTCGCAGAAGCGGGCCGCCAGGTGCGGGTGCCGGGCAACCACCGCCTGCACGGCATCGCCGAGTTTGGCCGGATCGAGCGGGCCGCTCAACGCGATATCGAACTGCACCGCGTACACATCGTCCCCGGAGCAATTCGCGAGGCCCGCATGAAACAGCAGTCCCTGCTGCAAGGGGGTCAGCGGCAGCACATCAGCGATCGGGAATTGGCGCTGCAACCCGTCGATCTGCTGCTGGCCGAGCCTGGCAGGAAGGATATCCGAGGGAGTCAATCCCCCTCCGCCCCTTCGCACATGGGCGCAGATTCCGGCCAGGGCATCGAACCACAATCGATTGATCCGAGTGACCGCCATGCGATCTAGCGCCGTCGGCGCCCATGTCCAGGTGGCATTCAAGTGTGGGCCGGTGTCGGTATCGATGGTGACCGCGTTGAGCTCGACGGTGTGCGGCAAGGCGATGGGCATCGCACCGGCCGCGCTGCTCAGCGACACTCCTTCTTGACTGAAACGCCATACATCTCCGGACGCGTAGGCCGCCGGAGCGCCGAGTCGTCCGAGGTAGTTGAATCCGATGGCGGGGTCGGTTTCGGGAAGATCCACCTCGGGATTCAGATAACGCAACAACCCATAGGTCAGGCCATCAGGCAGAGCCCGCAGCTGCTCCTTGGCATCCTTGATCACCGCACCCAAGGCCGCATCCCCGGCCACCACCTGCGTCCAACGCAACCCACCCACAGCCAACGACACCGGATACTTCGTGGTGAACCACCCCACCGTGCGCGACAAATCCACACCGCCATCGCCGGCCCCACCCAGCTGCGCCAACTCCTCCTGACGACCATGGCCTTCCACATCAATCGCAATCGGGGCCGCGCCAGTTCCCAGGTGTTGTGCCCACGCCAA
The nucleotide sequence above comes from Mycobacteroides saopaulense. Encoded proteins:
- a CDS encoding TetR/AcrR family transcriptional regulator, with product MIYTSIMRSKSDRERTFTEVARREQIITCAIEVIAEVGYPQTSVRKVAERAGIAMSVVLYHFGTKDGLIEAVIASMYRSGIEAVAPALEQARTQTDKLAVYIRSSIKYFDTHRIQLAALAQLGTSYKPRAEKPLRELGLTPELAEQLTRIDPTAILRAGRKTGEFSSFPIDSTAIALRGAVNAVVEKILQDPDFDANRYAEDVVKIFQRVVRGG
- a CDS encoding glycosyltransferase → MARVVIAAVGSHGDVAPLTGVGVRLLQAGHHVTFAAYDRFASLFSNCGLDFRGISEPGAPSDDADVNVTRGLAEFLAPRGMRSLGNALLTAIHDLPADILLLSPFSELAGHPLAEAKGIPSIGIRMQPFSATRDFPPAALGPWSAGSTCNRLASDAGAWLVDHLYGGVVAGLRRDLDLPKMSGGKLRRIRSDAQWTVLHGFSPHIVPRPTDWRPGLEVAGYWWPAIDPQWRPDVELGNFLAAGAPPVFVGFGSTMTSAVQARRISELVRDALRLAGVRGVVQSGWAGIDVGGDGILMVDEVPHSWLFPRLAAVVHHCGAGTTAAGLRAGVPTVAAPGLGDQPFWARRLRDLGLSADTIGQRTMTAEQLANAIRIAVTDQELRNRNRRFADILAAEDGAAHVVSTVDRLLV
- a CDS encoding TetR/AcrR family transcriptional regulator, translating into MDSIVEAALRIVDEEGGEALSMRALARRLDTGTATIYRRFENRTELVAHVVDRVFGEIDFDDEELAAMDWQRACALSARALFDAMRRHPNVAILLADQLPVGPKVFTLRERTLKLFVNAGFTPADAARIYTTVGRYVLGFATQLGVEHKSRGTDPALLMRLVQGLDMADFPMTLAIGQSLAVSIEDDFEFGLGLLIVGLERLHDSV
- a CDS encoding methyltransferase family protein — encoded protein: MKAVARVVAFGIVELAVLGLVLFLLAGTFTYWQAWAFLVVFALSTWIPSIYLQRADPAAHQRRKRAGPAAETRTLQKVLIGGWYLSLVAMVMVSALDHRFGWSPVPAAICVVGDVLVALGLGVTSLVVIQNSFAASTVQVEADQPLVTTGLYELVRHPMYTGNVITIVGFPLALGSYWGLVCAAPGLLMLVVRIRDEEELLIERLDGYREYTQRARYRLMPYVW